A part of Pararoseomonas sp. SCSIO 73927 genomic DNA contains:
- a CDS encoding TetR family transcriptional regulator — protein MKSGVTIERARRPRADAVRNRERVLEAAKAVFSQGGAGASLEAVARGAGVGIGTLYRHFPTREALYEAVYRREVEQLVEMAQALRAEPSPAEALRLWLRASVTFVATKKGMLAALALVTQKNPDLAAYSSDRFTRAVGELLARAVAAGEIRDDIGPGEVLRALIGMCYAQEGDDWQASVLRLLDVLVDGLRRRPAP, from the coding sequence GTGAAATCGGGTGTCACCATCGAGAGGGCGAGGAGGCCGCGGGCCGATGCGGTCCGCAACCGCGAGCGCGTGCTGGAGGCGGCGAAGGCGGTGTTCAGCCAGGGCGGGGCGGGCGCCAGCCTGGAGGCGGTGGCGCGAGGCGCCGGGGTCGGGATCGGCACGCTGTACCGCCACTTCCCCACGCGCGAGGCCCTCTATGAGGCGGTGTACCGGCGCGAGGTGGAGCAGCTCGTCGAGATGGCCCAGGCCCTGAGGGCCGAGCCGAGCCCGGCCGAGGCGCTCCGCCTCTGGCTCCGCGCCAGCGTGACCTTCGTGGCCACGAAAAAGGGGATGCTGGCGGCCCTCGCCCTCGTCACACAGAAGAACCCGGACCTCGCGGCCTACTCCTCCGACCGCTTCACCCGCGCCGTGGGGGAGTTGCTGGCGCGCGCGGTCGCCGCCGGCGAGATCCGGGACGACATCGGCCCTGGGGAGGTGCTCCGGGCGTTGATCGGCATGTGCTACGCCCAGGAAGGGGATGACTGGCAGGCCAGCGTGCTGCGGCTTCTCGACGTTCTGGTGGACGGGCTGCGGCGCCGGCCCGCGCCCTGA
- a CDS encoding xanthine dehydrogenase family protein subunit M, with protein MNRFDYIRPTTLAEAVAAAAVPGSAFLAAGTNLLDLMKGGVVRLERLVDVGRLPGLDRVEALPDGGLRIGARVRNADLAHDPDFARRFPAVAEALLSGASAQLRNAATAGGNLLQRTRCAYFYDAASACNKREPGAGCDALGGENRLHAVLGWSERCIATHPSDFCVPLAALDAVVEIEGAAGRREVPLETFHLLPGETPERESVLAPGELVVALRLPAGAEAFAAHARYVKLRERTSYAFAVVSAAAMLRMEGDTIAEARLALGGVALKPWRAREAEAVLAGARPDAAAFRRAAEVALEGARPSGENRFKIELARRIAARALALAAAGTPERIPALPASPLAASPLAASPMAPVAGASLHG; from the coding sequence ATGAACCGCTTCGACTATATCCGCCCCACCACCCTGGCCGAGGCCGTGGCGGCCGCCGCGGTGCCGGGCAGCGCCTTCCTCGCGGCCGGGACCAACCTGCTGGACCTGATGAAGGGCGGCGTCGTCCGGCTGGAGCGGCTGGTGGATGTCGGCCGCCTGCCCGGGCTGGACAGGGTCGAGGCGCTGCCGGACGGCGGCCTGCGGATCGGCGCGCGGGTGCGGAACGCCGACCTCGCGCATGATCCGGACTTCGCGCGCCGCTTCCCGGCGGTGGCGGAGGCCCTGCTCTCCGGCGCCTCCGCCCAGCTGCGGAACGCGGCGACGGCGGGCGGCAACCTGCTGCAGCGCACGCGCTGCGCCTATTTCTACGACGCCGCCAGCGCCTGCAACAAGCGCGAGCCCGGTGCGGGCTGCGACGCGCTCGGCGGCGAGAACCGGCTGCACGCCGTGCTGGGCTGGAGCGAGCGCTGCATCGCCACCCATCCCTCCGACTTCTGCGTGCCGCTGGCCGCCCTCGACGCCGTCGTCGAGATCGAGGGCGCGGCGGGGCGGCGCGAGGTGCCGCTGGAGACGTTCCACCTGCTGCCCGGCGAGACGCCGGAGCGCGAGAGCGTGCTGGCCCCCGGCGAGCTGGTGGTGGCGCTGCGCCTGCCCGCCGGGGCCGAGGCCTTCGCCGCCCATGCCCGCTACGTGAAGCTGCGGGAGCGCACCTCCTACGCCTTCGCCGTCGTCTCCGCCGCCGCGATGCTGCGGATGGAGGGGGACACCATCGCAGAGGCGCGGCTGGCGCTCGGCGGCGTCGCGCTCAAGCCCTGGCGCGCGCGGGAGGCGGAGGCGGTGCTCGCCGGCGCCCGCCCGGATGCCGCCGCTTTCCGCCGCGCGGCGGAGGTGGCGCTGGAGGGGGCCCGCCCCTCCGGCGAGAACCGCTTCAAGATCGAGTTGGCGCGCCGCATCGCCGCGCGCGCCCTGGCGCTCGCGGCCGCCGGCACGCCGGAGCGCATCCCCGCTCTTCCTGCGTCTCCTTTGGCTGCCTCTCCTTTGGCCGCCTCCCCCATGGCCCCTGTTGCAGGAGCGTCCCTCCATGGCTGA
- a CDS encoding (2Fe-2S)-binding protein encodes MSWSITLTVNGETRRVELDDPRVTLLDLLRERLDLTGSKKGCDRGQCGACTVLLDGRRVNSCLSLAVSHDGAEVVTIEGLAREGVLHPVQAAFIEHDAFQCGYCTPGQIMSAVGLIGEGQAGEDPERVRECMSGNLCRCGAYQGITEAVLDAARRMGADGWEKAA; translated from the coding sequence ATGAGTTGGTCCATCACCCTCACCGTCAACGGCGAGACGCGGCGCGTCGAGCTGGACGACCCGCGCGTCACGCTGCTTGACCTCCTGCGGGAGCGCCTCGACCTGACCGGCAGCAAGAAGGGCTGCGACCGCGGGCAGTGCGGCGCCTGCACCGTGCTGCTGGACGGGCGGCGCGTGAACTCCTGCCTGTCGCTCGCCGTCAGCCACGACGGCGCCGAGGTGGTGACAATCGAGGGGCTGGCCCGGGAAGGGGTTCTGCACCCCGTGCAGGCCGCCTTCATCGAGCACGACGCCTTCCAGTGCGGCTACTGCACCCCCGGCCAGATCATGAGCGCGGTGGGGTTGATCGGGGAGGGCCAGGCCGGGGAGGACCCGGAGCGGGTGCGGGAGTGCATGAGCGGCAATCTCTGCCGCTGCGGCGCCTACCAGGGCATCACGGAGGCCGTGCTGGACGCGGCGCGCCGCATGGGCGCGGATGGCTGGGAGAAGGCCGCATGA